In Daucus carota subsp. sativus chromosome 4, DH1 v3.0, whole genome shotgun sequence, one DNA window encodes the following:
- the LOC108217446 gene encoding protein DETOXIFICATION 21-like, with amino-acid sequence MEGSVDENLLTEVRRAEEEGTLKDRVWTESKKMWIVAGPAIFSRFSTFGVGIITQAFIGHIGPSELAAYALVSTVLLRFANGILLGMASALETLCGQSFGAKRYDMLGVYLQRSWLILSICSIILSPVFIFTTPILKALGQEESIAEVAGTISLWLIPGLFSFMVSYTCQMFLQAQSKNKIIAYLAAFTLVFHVFLSWLLTVKYKFGLSGAMVSTILAFWIPNIGQLVYIFGGWCSETWKGFSMLAFKDLWPIIKLSLSSGVMVCLELWYNTILVLLTGSMRNADIAIDALSICININGWELMISLGFLAAASVRVSNELGRGSSRAAKFSIMQTVLTSFAIRFVLFIIFLFLRGRLAYIFTESTEVAAAVADLSPLLACSILLNSIQPVLSGVAVGAGWQSTVAYVNITCYYLIGIPVGVVLGYVLQFQVKGVWVGMLFGTLTQTIVLIIITYKTDWEKQVLLARQRINKWSVKSEEAEEDEQNA; translated from the exons ATGGAGGGGAGTGTGGATGAAAATTTGCTTACAGAAGTTCGAAGAGCAGAGGAGGAAGGGACACTCAAAGACAGAGTATGGACAGAGTCCAAGAAAATGTGGATTGTGGCTGGTCCTGcaatattttcaagattttcaaCGTTCGGAGTTGGTATCATTACCCAAGCTTTCATTGGCCATATTGGACCCTCGGAGCTTGCTGCATATGCTTTGGTGTCAACTGTGTTACTTAGATTTGCAAACGGCATATTG TTGGGCATGGCTAGTGCATTGGAGACGCTATGTGGCCAATCATTTGGTGCGAAACGATATGACATGCTTGGAGTATATCTTCAAAGATCATGGCTTATTTTGTCCATATGCTCAATTATTCTATCACCAGTGTTTATCTTCACCACCCCAATTTTAAAAGCTCTAGGCCAGGAGGAATCCATTGCTGAAGTGGCAGGAACCATTTCACTCTGGCTAATCCCCGGGTTATTTTCCTTTATGGTATCCTACACCTGCCAAATGTTCCTCCAAGCACAGAGCAAGAATAAGATCATCGCATACTTGGCAGCATTTACACTGGTATTCCATGTGTTCCTCTCATGGCTCTTGACAGTGAAGTACAAATTTGGACTTAGCGGGGCCATGGTTTCTACCATTTTGGCATTTTGGATCCCAAACATAGGTCAGCTTGTGTATATATTTGGTGGATGGTGCTCAGAGACATGGAAAGGTTTCTCCATGTTGGCCTTCAAGGATCTCTGGCCTATTATCAAGCTCTCTCTGTCATCTGGTGTTATGGTCTG CCTAGAACTCTGGTACAACACGATTCTAGTTCTGTTAACAGGAAGCATGAGAAACGCTGACATTGCTATTGATGCTCTTTCTATATG CATTAATATCAATGGTTGGGAACTCATGATATCTCTTGGTTTCTTGGCTGCGGCAAG TGTGAGAGTCTCTAATGAGCTTGGAAGAGGAAGCTCTAGAGCTGCAAAGTTCTCCATCATGCAGACAGTGCTGACATCATTTGCTATCAGATTTGTgctatttataattttcttgttcCTCCGGGGACGGCTAGCTTACATATTTACAGAAAGTACTGAGGTTGCGGCTGCTGTTGCTGATTTGTCACCTCTATTGGCGTGTTCCATACTTCTGAATAGCATTCAACCCGTTCTTTCTG GTGTTGCTGTTGGGGCTGGCTGGCAAAGCACCGTGGCATACGTGAACATTACATGCTATTACCTAATTGGAATTCCAGTTGGAGTAGTGCTCGGCTATGTTCTCCAGTTTCAGGTTAAA GGTGTTTGGGTTGGAATGTTGTTCGGTACACTGACTCAAACAATTGTACTAATCATAATTACTTACAAGACGGACTGGGAGAAACAG GTATTGCTTGCTAGACAGCGGATAAACAAGTGGTCTGTGAAATCTGAAGAAGCTGAAGAAGATGAACAAAATGCATGA
- the LOC108217983 gene encoding protein DETOXIFICATION 21-like has protein sequence MEGSVDENLLMEVRRAEEEGTFKDRVCTESKKMWIVAGPAVFSRFSTTGVGIISQAFIGHIGPTELAAYALVSTVLLRFANGILLGMTSALETLFGQSFGAKRYDMLGVYLQRSWLILSICSIILSPLFIFTTPILKALGQEEAIAEVAGTISLWLIPGLFSFMVSCTCQMFLQAQSKNKIIAYLAAFSLAIHVFLSWLLTVKYKFGLNGAMVSTILAFWLPNIGQLIYLFGGWCPETWKGFSMLAFKDLWPIIKLSLSSGVMVCLELWYNTILVLLTGIMRNADIAIDALSICININGWELMISLGFFAAASVRVSNELGRGSSTAAKFSIMQIVLTSFAIGFVLFIIFLFLRGWLAYIFTESTEVAAAVADLSPLLAGSILLNSIQPVLSGVAVGAGWQSIVAYVNITCYYLIGIPVGVVLGYVLQFQVKGVWVGMLFGTLIQTIVLMIITYKTDWEKQVLLARQRISKWSVQAEEDEQKA, from the exons ATGGAGGGGAGTGTGGATGAAAATTTGCTTATGGAAGTTCGAAGAGCAGAAGAGGAAGGGACATTCAAAGACAGGGTATGTACAGAGTCCAAGAAAATGTGGATTGTGGCTGGTCCTGCAGtattttcaagattttcaaCGACCGGAGTTGGTATCATTAGCCAAGCTTTCATTGGCCATATTGGACCCACAGAGCTTGCTGCATATGCTCTGGTGTCAACTGTGTTACTTAGATTTGCAAACGGCATATTG TTGGGAATGACTAGCGCATTGGAGACGCTATTTGGCCAATCATTTGGTGCAAAACGATATGACATGCTTGGAGTTTATCTTCAAAGATCGTGGCTTATTCTGTCCATATGCTCAATTATTCTATCACCGCTATTTATCTTCACCACCCCAATTTTAAAAGCTCTAGGCCAGGAGGAAGCCATTGCTGAAGTGGCTGGAACCATTTCACTCTGGTTAATCCCCGGGTTATTTTCCTTTATGGTATCCTGCACCTGCCAAATGTTCCTCCAAGCACAGAGCAAGAATAAGATTATTGCATACCTGGCAGCATTTTCACTGGCAATCCATGTATTTCTCTCATGGCTCTTAACAGTAAAATACAAGTTTGGACTAAATGGGGCCATGGTTTCCACAATTTTGGCATTTTGGCTCCCTAATATAGGTCAACTTATTTATCTTTTTGGTGGATGGTGCCCAGAGACATGGAAAGGTTTTTCCATGTTGGCCTTCAAGGATCTCTGGCCTATTATCAAGCTCTCTCTGTCATCTGGTGTTATGGTCTG CCTAGAACTCTGGTACAACACGATTCTAGTTCTGTTAACAGGAATCATGAGAAACGCTGACATTGCTATTGATGCTCTTTCTATATG CATTAATATCAATGGTTGGGAACTGATGATATCTCTTGGTTTCTTTGCTGCGGCTAG TGTGAGAGTGTCTAATGAGCTTGGAAGAGGAAGCTCTACAGCTGCAAAGTTCTCCATCATGCAGATAGTGCTGACATCATTTGCTATCGGATTTGTgctatttataattttcttgttcCTTCGGGGATGGCTAGCTTACATATTTACGGAAAGTACtgaggttgctgctgctgttgctgaTTTGTCACCACTATTGGCGGGTTCCATACTTCTAAATAGCATTCAACCAGTTCTTTCTG GTGTTGCTGTTGGGGCTGGCTGGCAAAGCATCGTGGCATACGTCAACATTACATGCTATTACCTAATCGGAATTCCAGTTGGAGTAGTGCTTGGCTATGTTCTCCAGTTTCAGGTTAAA GGTGTTTGGGTTGGAATGCTGTTCGGCACACTCATTCAAACAATTGTACTAATGATAATTACTTACAAGACGGACTGGGAGAAACAG GTATTGCTTGCCAGACAACGGATAAGCAAGTGGTCTGTACAAGCTGAAGAAGATGAACAGAAGGCATga
- the LOC108219082 gene encoding protein DETOXIFICATION 21-like, translating into MEDTVNEKLLTEVRRGEEDQEGSLKERIWVESKKMWIVAGPAIFTRFSTFGVNIITQAFIGHIGPTELAAYALVATVLLRFANGILLGMASALETLCGQSYGAKQYDMLGVYLQRSWLILFLCSIVLSPLFFFTTPILIALGQDESIAEVSGTISLWLIPVIFSFIVSFTCQMFLQAQSKNLIIAYLAACSLAIHVFLSWLLTVEYKFGLSGAMVSTILAFWIPNIGQLVYIFGGWCPETWKGFSMLAFTDLLPIIKLSLSSGVMLCLELWYNTILILLTGNMKNAEVAIDALSICLNINGWEMMISLGFLAAASVRVSNELGRGSSRAAKFSIVQIVLTSFAIGFVLFIFFLFFRGRLAYIFTESTAVAAAVADLSPLLACSILLNSVQPVLSGVAVGAGWQSTVAYVNITCYYLIGIPIGVVLGYVIQLQVKGVWVGMLLGTLTQTIVLIIITYKTDWEKQVSVAKQRINKWSVESHQQAEEDE; encoded by the exons ATGGAGGATACTGTAAACGAAAAGCTGCTGACAGAGGTTCGAAGAGGAGAAGAGGATCAGGAAGGGAGTCTGAAAGAGAGAATATGGGTGGAGTCGAAGAAAATGTGGATCGTGGCTGGTCCTGCAATATTCACAAGATTTTCAACGTTTGGAGTTAATATCATTACCCAAGCATTCATAGGCCACATTGGACCCACGGAGCTTGCTGCTTATGCCTTGGTGGCGACTGTTTTGCTGAGATTTGCAAACGGCATACTG TTGGGCATGGCAAGCGCATTGGAAACACTATGTGGCCAGTCATATGGTGCAAAACAATATGACATGCTTGGAGTATATCTTCAAAGATCATGGCTTATCTTGTTCTTATGCTCAATTGTTCTATCGCCGTTATTTTTCTTTACCACCCCAATTCTGATAGCTCTAGgccaggatgagtccattgctGAAGTGTCAGGAACCATTTCACTCTGGTTAATTCCTGTGATATTTTCCTTCATTGTATCTTTCACCTGCCAAATGTTCCTCCAAGCACAGAGCAAGAATCTGATCATTGCATATTTGGCAGCATGTTCACTGGCAATCCATGTTTTCCTCTCGTGGCTCTTAACAGTGGAATACAAATTCGGACTTAGTGGTGCCATGGTTTCTACAATTTTGGCATTTTGGATACCGAATATAGGTCAGCTTGTTTACATATTTGGTGGATGGTGCCCAGAGACATGGAAAGGTTTCTCCATGTTAGCCTTCACGGATCTTTTGCCTATAATCAAGCTCTCTTTGTCATCTGGTGTTATGCTATG CCTTGAACTCTGGTACAACACGATTCTAATTCTTTTAAcaggaaatatgaaaaatgctGAGGTTGCTATTGATGCTCTTTCTATCtg CCTTAATATCAATGGCTGGGAAATGATGATATCTCTTGGTTTTTTGGCTGCAGCTAG tGTGCGAGTCTCAAATGAGCTCGGGAGAGGAAGTTCCAGAGCTGCAAAGTTCTCCATTGTGCAAATAGTGCTAACATCATTTGCTATTGGATTTGtgctatttatatttttcttgttctttcGGGGACGGCTAGCTTACATATTTACAGAGAGTACTGCGGTTGCGGCTGCTGTTGCTGATTTGTCACCTCTATTAGCCTGTTCAATACTGCTTAATAGCGTTCAACCAGTTCTTTCTG GTGTTGCTGTTGGGGCTGGCTGGCAAAGCACCGTGGCATATGTGAATATCACCTGCTATTACTTAATTGGAATTCCAATTGGAGTTGTGCTTGGCTATGTTATCCAGTTGCAAGTTAAA GGTGTTTGGGTTGGAATGTTGCTTGGTACACTCACTCAAACTATTGTGCTAATAATAATTACTTACAAGACTGACTGGGAGAAACAG GTATCAGTTGCAAAACAACGAATAAACAAGTGGTCTGTAGAATCTCACCAACAAGCTGAAGAAGACGAGTAA
- the LOC108219080 gene encoding protein DETOXIFICATION 21-like isoform X1: MEDTVNEKLLRGVRRAEEVDDEERRLKDRIWTEAKKMWVVAGPAIFTRFSSFGVGVISQAFIGHIGSTELAAYALVSTVLLRFANGILLGMASALETLCGQSCGAKQYDMLGVYLQRSWLILFMCSIVLTPVFIFTTPILIALGQDQAIAEVAGTISLWLIPVIFSFILSFTCQMFLQAQSKNIIIAYLAAFTLVIHVFLSWLLTVKYEFGLSGAMVSTILAFWIPNIGQLVYIFGGWCSETWKGFSMLAFKDLWPIIKLSLSSGVMLCLELWYNTVLVLLTGNLENAEVAIDALSICLNINGWEMMISLGFLAAASVRISNELGRGSSRAAKFSIVNIVLTSFAIGFVLFIFFLFFRGRLAYIFTDSTEVAAAVDYLSPLLACSILLNSIQPVLSGVAVGAGWQSTVAYVNITCYYLIGIPIGVVLGYVLQFQVKGVWVGMLLGTLTQTIVLMTITWKTDWEKQVQVAKQRINRWSIQSEQQAKDEQNAINLENSTY, translated from the exons atggaggatactgtcaatgAAAAGTTGCTGAGAGGGGTTCGAAGAGCAGAAGAGGTTGATGATGAGGAAAGGCGTCTCAAAGACAGGATATGGACGGAGGCCAAGAAAATGTGGGTTGTGGCTGGTCCTGCAATATTTACAAGATTTTCGTCGTTTGGAGTTGGTGTTATCAGCCAAGCATTCATCGGTCACATTGGATCCACAGAGCTTGCTGCTTATGCTCTGGTATCGACTGTTCTGCTGAGATTTGCAAATGGAATTCTG TTAGGGATGGCCAGCGCACTTGAAACACTTTGTGGCCAGTCATGTGGTGCAAAACAATACGATATGCTTGGTGTATATCTTCAAAGATCATGGCTTATCTTGTTTATGTGCTCAATAGTTCTAACACCAGTATTCATATTCACGACCCCTATTCTAATAGCTCTAGGCCAGGATCAAGCTATTGCTGAGGTGGCAGGAACCATTTCACTCTGGTTAATCCCTGTGATATTTTCATTCATCTTATCTTTCACCTGTCAAATGTTCCTCCAAGCTCAGAGCAAGAACATTATTATCGCATACTTGGCAGCATTTACACTGGTAATCCATGTGTTCCTCTCATGGCTCTTAACGGTGAAATACGAATTTGGACTTAGCGGGGCGATGGTTTCTACCATTTTGGCATTTTGGATCCCAAACATAGGTCAGCTTGTGTATATATTTGGTGGATGGTGCTCAGAGACATGGAAAGGTTTCTCCATGTTGGCCTTCAAGGATCTCTGGCCTATTATCAAGCTCTCTCTGTCATCTGGTGTTATGCTCTG TCTTGAACTCTGGTACAACACGGTACTAGTTCTCTTAACTGGAAACCTGGAAAACGCTGAGGTTGCTATTGATGCTCTTTCTATCTG CCTTAATATTAACGGCTGGGAAATGATGATATCTCTAGGTTTCTTGGCTGCAGCTAG TGTGCGAATCTCAAATGAGCTCGGAAGAGGAAGTTCCAGAGCTGCAAAATTCTCCATTGTGAATATAGTCCTAACATCATTTGCTATTGGATTCGTGctgtttatatttttcttgttctttcGAGGACGACTGGCTTACATATTTACAGACAGTACTGAGGTTGCGGCTGCTGTTGATTATTTGTCACCTTTATTGGCCTGTTCCATACTGCTGAATAGCATTCAACCAGTTCTCTCTG GTGTTGCTGTCGGGGCTGGCTGGCAAAGCACCGTGGCATACGTGAACATTACATGCTATTACCTAATCGGAATCCCAATTGGAGTAGTCCTCGGCTATGTTCTCCAGTTTCAAGTTAAA GGTGTTTGGGTCGGAATGTTGTTGGGCACACTGACTCAAACAATTGTACTAATGACAATTACTTGGAAGACTGACTGGGAGAAACAG GTACAAGTTGCTAAACAACGGATAAACAGGTGGTCAATACAATCTGAGCAACAAGCAAAAGATGAGCAAAATGCAATAAACTTGGAGAATTCTACTTATTAG
- the LOC108219105 gene encoding uncharacterized protein LOC108219105 produces the protein MSDEAFDGQILTEKLSKLNSSQQSIESLSRWCITHRKKAKQIVESWDKLFKSAQRDQRVSFLYLANDILQNSKRKGTEFMNEFWKVLPAALKYVYETGDDSGKKAACRLVNIWEERKVFGSRGQNLKDEMLGKNPPPVPALPSNGKSSNPIKIVKRDAHSLRIKLAVGALPEKIVTSYHSVHDQNVDEEAAFNKFKSVILRGGEIERNVEEMSAHGSVQGSHLAEDIQEQESVLQQCINQLESNEETRTALVSLLKDALQNQEPALERIRTQLQVARGQLDQVVTLRGRIMSPPVFAHSQQLDTTKAAEENLSLPQLTNLPPSAQTMMTAISKTTEDENKKAAAAAVVAKLAASTSSAQMLTSVFSSLVAEEAASISGGLKSAGFSTGMSLFPPEKRPRLEKPMSGPDANNSEAGNSSYFTSLQQQPASNVPVTSVQSMSQPGHMQSPFPPPAPPPPPPGPLSNSPTNQFVQPASLMPYGYGSTSLPPPPPLPSHVTMGLTRPAPPPQLQQSQAQQQNNNSGYYRPPGIGFYGQNHQPAPPPVQRQ, from the exons CTTTATCTCGTTGGTGCATTACTCACCGTAAGAAGGCCAAACAAATTGTTGAATCATGGGACAAACTATTTAAGTCCGCTCAGCGGGATCAGCGTGTTTCCTTTCTCTATCTGGCCAATGACATTTTACAAAATAGTAAACGGAAAGGCACTGAGTTTATGAACGAATTTTGGAAGGTGCTTCCTGCAGCTCTGAAGTATGTCTATGAAACAGGCGATGATAGTGGAAAAAAGGCAGCCTGCCGACTG GTTAACATCTGGGAAGAGCGCAAGGTTTTTGGGTCTCGGGGACAGAACTTGAAAGATGAAATGCTGGGTAAAAATCCTCCTCCTGTTCCTGCGCTTCCCAGCAATGGAAAGAGTTCAAATCCTATTAAGATAGTAAAGAGGGATGCTCATTCATTAAGAATT AAATTAGCTGTTGGTGCTCTGCCTGAAAAAATAGTAACATCATATCATTCGGTACATGATCAAAATGTTGATGAAGAAGCTGCTTTTAACAAGTTTAAAAGTGTAATTCTCCGTGGTGGGGAAATCGAAAGAAATGTAGAAGAGATGTCAGCTCATG GAAGTGTTCAAGGTTCTCATTTGGCAGAAGATATTCAGGAGCAGGAAAGTGTACTCCAGCAGTGTATCAATCAACTGGAAAGTAATGAAGAAACAAGGACTGCCTTGGTTTCCCTGCTTAAAGATGCACTTCAAAATCAA GAGCCAGCTCTGGAACGTATACGCACCCAGTtgcag GTAGCTCGAGGTCAGCTGGATCAAGTTGTAACTTTGAGGGGTAGAATAATGTCACCTCCTGTATTTGCTCATAGTCAACAACTTGATACGACAAAAGCTGCTGAAGAGAATTTGTCTTTGCCGCAGCtaactaatcttcctccatcaGCCCAGACTATGATGACAGCAATATCTAAAACTACTGAAGATGAAAACAAGAAGGCTGCAGCAGCTGCAGTTGTTGCAAAGCTTGCTGCTTCTACGTCCTCTGCCCAAATGCTTACCTCAGTTTTTTCTTCCCTTGTGGCTGAAGAGGCTGCTTCTATAAGCGGTGGCTTGAAATCTGCAGGATTCTCTACCGGCATGTCTCTGTTTCCTCCAGAAAAAAGGCCTAGATTGGAGAAACCGATGTCTGGTCCAGATGCCAACAATTCTGAAGCTGGCAATTCATCTTATTTTACATCTTTGCAACAGCAGCCAGCAAGTAATGTGCCAGTTACAAGTGTGCAGTCCATGTCTCAACCAGGCCATATGCAGTCGCCCTTTCCGCCTCCAGCACCTCCACCCCCTCCACCTGGACCCCTTTCTAATTCCCCAACAAATCAGTTTGTTCAACCTGCTAGCCTCATGCCTTATGGATATGGTTCTACTAGCCTACCTCCGCCTCCTCCTTTGCCTTCCCATGTTACAATGGGATTGACTAGGCCAGCACCGCCACCTCAGCTGCAACAGTCTCAAGCTCAGCAACAGAATAACAATAGTGGGTACTATCGCCCCCCTGGGATTGGATTCTATGGGCAAAACCATCAGCCAGCTCCGCCGCCTGTTCAACGACAATGA
- the LOC108219080 gene encoding protein DETOXIFICATION 21-like isoform X2: protein MEGGVNESLITEVAKTKEEGTLKDRVWTEWKKMWIVAGPAIFTRFSTFGVSIISQAFIGHIGATELAAFALVSTVLLRFGNGVLLGMSSALGTLCGQSYGAKQYEMLGVHLQRSWLILFISSIALLPIFIFTSPILKALGQEEAIAEVAETISLWIIPGLFSFVLSYTCQMFLQAQSKNMIIAYLAGFSLAIHGFLSWLLTVKYKFGLSGAMLSTILALWIPNIGQLIYIFGGWFPETWKGFSMLVFKDLWPIIKLSLSSGLMLCLELWYNTILVLLTGSMEKAEIAIDALSICLNISGWIMMISLGFMAAASVRVSNELGRGSSRAAKFSIVQIVLTSFAIGFVLFIIFLFLRGRLAYIFTESTEVAAAVADLSPLLACSILLNSIQPVLSGVAVGAGWQSTVAYVNIACYYLIGIPVGVFLGYVCQLQVTGVWIGMLFGTLTQTIVLLIITYKTDWEKQVWIAKQRISNWSLESDQQDVGDEQNA, encoded by the exons ATGGAGGGTGGTGTAAATGAAAGCCTGATTACAGAAGTTGCAAAAACAAAGGAGGAAGGGACACTGAAAGACAGAGTATGGACGGAGTGGAAGAAAATGTGGATCGTGGCTGGTCCTgcaatttttacaagattttcGACATTCGGAGTTAGTATAATTAGCCAAGCATTTATTGGCCATATTGGAGCCACGGAGCTTGCTGCATTTGCTCTGGTTTCAACTGTTTTGCTTAGATTTGGAAATGGCGTATTG TTGGGCATGTCTAGCGCATTGGGAACGCTATGTGGCCAATCATATGGTGCAAAACAATATGAAATGCTTGGAGTACATCTTCAAAGATCATGGCTTATTTTGTTCATAAGCTCAATTGCTCTATTACCAATATTTATCTTTACCTCCCCAATTCTAAAAGCTCTAGGCCAGGAGGAAGCCATTGCTGAAGTGGCAGAAACCATTTCACTCTGGATAATCCCCGGGTTGTTTTCCTTTGTGTTATCTTACACCTGCCAAATGTTCCTCCAAGCACAAAGCAAGAATATGATTATTGCATACCTGGCAGGATTTTCATTGGCAATCCATGGATTTCTCTCGTGGCTCTTGACAGTGAAATACAAATTTGGACTTAGTGGGGCCATGTTATCAACAATTTTGGCATTGTGGATCCCGAATATAGGTCagcttatttatatttttggtggATGGTTCCCAGAGACATGGAAAGGTTTTTCAATGTTAGTCTTCAAGGATCTCTGGCCTATTATCAAGCTCTCTCTGTCATCTGGTCTTATGCTCTG CCTAGAACTCTGGTACAACACAATTCTAGTTCTGTTAACAGGAAGCATGGAAAAGGCTGAAATTGCTATTGATGCTCTATCTATCTg CCTTAATATCAGTGGTTGGATAATGATGATATCTCTAGGTTTTATGGCTGCGGCCAG TGTGCGAGTCTCAAATGAGCTTGGAAGAGGAAGCTCTAGAGCTGCAAAGTTCTCCATCGTGCAGATAGTGCTGACATCATTTGCTATAGGGTTTGTGCTGTTCATAATTTTCTTGTTCCTTCGGGGACGGCTAGCTTACATATTTACAGAAAGTACtgaggttgctgctgctgttgccGATTTGTCACCTCTATTGGCGTGTTCCATACTGCTGAATAGTATTCAGCCAGTTCTTTCTG gtGTTGCTGTTGGAGCTGGCTGGCAAAGCACCGTGGCATATGTCAACATTGCATGCTATTACTTGATAGGAATTCCAGTTGGCGTTTTTCTTGGTTATGTTTGTCAGTTGCAGGTTACA GGTGTTTGGATTGGAATGTTGTTCGGTACACTCACTCAAACGATTGTTCTACTGATCATTACTTACAAAACTGATTGGGAGAAACAG GTGTGGATAGCTAAACAACGGATAAGCAATTGGTCTTTAGAATCTGACCAACAAGATGTAGGCGACGAGCAAAATGCATGA